The following coding sequences are from one Methanobacterium bryantii window:
- a CDS encoding M20/M25/M40 family metallo-hydrolase, whose translation MQRALEYVDENFDTFIEDLKSICSIPSISTQDEGIKECVTRIKEIFEESGLNVQILEMEGANPVIYGEYKPAHYSKTIIFYNHYDVQPADPLELWTSPPFEPAIRDGKIFARGVADNKGNIIARVKAVESILKTAGDLPVAVKFVFEGEEEVGGVSLPKYIEKYKDLFEADIGVWESGDRHENGRPSVKLGYKGLAFFEFFVKKADRDVHSGRAGLVPNPVWRLVEFLSSLRDEKGKILIEGFYEDINISKEDEELLKQIPFDVEEVKKEYGLAEFAGEFQGFEAGKNFAASNSTSLNALKSLYLKPTCNIDGIKSGYIGEGTKTIVPSEALVKVDFRLFPGQTPEKLLENLHEHIEKYGFSDVEVKYHYGYESAKTPPSSFAVDIIRDATRKTYGMEPLIYPVSVGSSPIYNFINKLGIPTVSTGAEYWGSLVHSPNENIRIEDFRLAIKNIVNIIAELSKY comes from the coding sequence ATGCAAAGGGCACTGGAATACGTGGATGAAAACTTTGACACATTTATTGAAGACCTTAAATCAATATGTTCCATTCCGTCTATATCTACGCAAGATGAAGGTATAAAAGAGTGTGTAACAAGGATCAAAGAAATTTTTGAAGAATCTGGATTGAATGTTCAAATACTGGAGATGGAAGGTGCAAATCCGGTAATATATGGGGAATACAAGCCTGCACATTACAGTAAAACAATTATTTTTTACAACCACTATGACGTGCAGCCGGCAGATCCACTGGAGCTGTGGACGAGCCCGCCTTTTGAGCCGGCAATTAGAGACGGCAAAATATTTGCAAGGGGAGTTGCAGACAACAAGGGGAATATTATAGCTCGAGTTAAAGCTGTAGAATCTATTTTAAAAACAGCAGGTGATCTTCCAGTGGCTGTGAAATTTGTCTTTGAAGGCGAGGAAGAGGTTGGAGGTGTTTCACTCCCAAAATATATTGAAAAATATAAAGACCTCTTTGAAGCAGATATCGGTGTCTGGGAATCTGGCGATAGGCATGAAAACGGAAGACCATCTGTAAAGCTCGGTTACAAGGGGCTTGCATTTTTTGAATTTTTTGTTAAGAAAGCTGATAGGGACGTGCATTCCGGCAGGGCAGGTTTAGTGCCCAATCCTGTCTGGAGATTAGTGGAGTTTTTAAGCAGTCTTAGAGATGAAAAAGGTAAAATCTTAATTGAGGGATTTTATGAGGATATAAATATAAGTAAAGAAGATGAAGAGCTTTTAAAGCAGATTCCTTTTGACGTCGAGGAAGTGAAAAAAGAATACGGGTTGGCTGAATTTGCAGGGGAATTTCAGGGATTTGAAGCTGGTAAAAACTTTGCTGCATCAAACTCTACGAGTTTGAATGCATTAAAGTCATTATATTTAAAACCAACATGCAACATCGATGGTATAAAATCAGGTTACATTGGAGAGGGAACCAAAACTATAGTTCCAAGTGAAGCCCTTGTTAAAGTAGACTTTAGACTTTTCCCAGGGCAGACACCTGAAAAGCTTCTTGAAAATCTCCATGAACATATAGAAAAATATGGATTCAGTGATGTTGAGGTTAAGTATCATTACGGCTATGAATCAGCTAAAACACCGCCATCCTCATTTGCAGTGGATATAATCAGGGATGCAACTAGAAAAACATACGGTATGGAACCTTTAATTTATCCAGTATCTGTTGGAAGCAGTCCTATTTATAATTTCATAAATAAATTAGGTATCCCAACAGTTTCTACAGGTGCAGAATACTGGGGCTCTTTGGTACATTCTCCAAATGAAAATATAAGGATAGAAGACTTCAGGCTTGCCATTAAAAACATTGTAAATATAATTGCTGAATTATCTAAATATTAA
- a CDS encoding LL-diaminopimelate aminotransferase gives MTVKINENYLLLKSSYIFAEIAHRVDKYQKEHPDADVIRMGIGDVTRPLPKAVVKEFKNAVDEMGQADTFRGYGPEQGYDFLIEEIIKNDYTPRGIKLDNDEVFISDGAKCDTGNIQEIFGLDNVIAITDPVYPVYVETNIMAGRGGPMGEDGKYQGLVYLPCTEENDLVPALPEEDVDLIYLCFPNNPTGTALTKEQLAKWVNYAKENDAIILFDAAYEAYIREDNIPHSIYEIEGAKEVAIEFRSFSKNAGFTGTRCACTVVPKELMGYDGEGNPQALNPLWNRRQTTKFNGVSYPIQAAAKAVYSPEGQKEIKESIDYYMKNAEIIRESLTNIGLKIYGGVNSPYIWVKTPNGMDSWEFFDTLLDKAHVVGTPGVGFGPSGEGYFRLTAFNTLENTKEAMNRISKLSF, from the coding sequence ATGACAGTCAAAATTAATGAAAACTATCTATTACTTAAAAGCAGTTATATATTTGCAGAAATTGCTCACCGTGTTGATAAATATCAAAAAGAACACCCTGACGCTGATGTCATCCGTATGGGTATTGGGGATGTCACAAGGCCGTTACCAAAGGCTGTAGTAAAAGAATTCAAAAATGCAGTGGATGAAATGGGCCAGGCCGACACATTTAGAGGATACGGGCCAGAACAGGGATACGATTTTCTAATTGAAGAAATCATCAAAAATGATTACACTCCAAGGGGAATTAAGCTGGACAATGATGAAGTATTCATCAGCGACGGGGCAAAATGCGATACAGGAAACATCCAGGAAATATTCGGCCTTGATAATGTAATAGCAATAACAGACCCTGTTTACCCGGTTTATGTGGAAACTAATATCATGGCAGGACGTGGCGGTCCTATGGGAGAAGACGGAAAATACCAGGGACTTGTTTACCTTCCATGCACAGAAGAAAATGACCTTGTACCTGCACTCCCCGAAGAAGATGTAGACTTAATCTATTTATGTTTCCCAAACAACCCAACAGGTACCGCACTTACAAAAGAACAGTTAGCTAAATGGGTGAACTACGCCAAAGAAAATGATGCAATAATTCTCTTTGACGCTGCTTACGAAGCTTACATACGTGAAGACAACATCCCTCACAGTATCTATGAAATTGAAGGGGCAAAAGAAGTAGCAATTGAATTTAGAAGCTTCTCTAAAAATGCAGGGTTTACAGGTACCCGATGTGCATGCACTGTAGTACCTAAAGAACTCATGGGATATGACGGGGAAGGAAATCCTCAAGCTTTAAACCCTCTGTGGAACAGGAGGCAGACAACCAAGTTCAATGGTGTCTCTTACCCAATACAGGCTGCTGCTAAAGCAGTTTATTCCCCTGAAGGACAGAAAGAAATTAAAGAATCAATTGATTACTATATGAAAAATGCCGAAATTATAAGGGAAAGCCTGACAAACATCGGCCTTAAAATTTACGGTGGAGTTAACTCACCTTATATATGGGTTAAAACACCAAACGGCATGGATTCATGGGAATTCTTCGACACCCTGTTAGATAAAGCCCATGTTGTAGGTACACCCGGTGTAGGATTTGGTCCAAGTGGTGAAGGCTACTTTAGATTAACCGCATTTAACACACTTGAAAATACAAAAGAAGCAATGAACAGGATATCTAAATTATCCTTCTAA